The Caenorhabditis elegans chromosome I genome includes the window aatgttatatatttttgcatgATTCGAATCTAGACTTCAAAGGAAGagaacgcaaaaaaaaatcaagatgcAAGAGCGCCCCGCGGCCAAATGGAAACGCCCATaaacgttgggtctcgttaggtaaagctataaattcaaaaaaaaaaattgaaaacctttCAATTCGCGGTTTTGTGaaacgagacccaacgtttGGAGGAGGAGAACGCtcaatttcattgttttcttttcctgTGTCTTGATAACAACGAATTGataacaacgaaaaaaaaataataagagaaatacatttaaaggcgcatacacAAAATATTTATGCATCTCCCTTGAATATTGTCTTCGCGAAAGtgtaacaataaaaataaattttgtttaaatttagtttattctcccaaattttaactgaaaattcaaaaaacatatcCAAAAATGTGTCTTGCCCCGCgtccaaatttaaatttaaatttccaaatcacCTCAACATGAACTCTTTTCGGATTCGGAAAATTGATAACAACGAGAAAATAAATCAGTGAAGGTAGAATTAATAGCAGCgaaatatagatttttgtCTTCGTTTCCATATTCTCCGCTGAGAAGTGTCTATCACAAAACGCGTCGTATGAGTTGGAGGGCTCCGGCTCACCAGGAATTTCAATGGCAAGTGGCTCAAGCCGCCTGACAGCTCTACCTGTCGGTTGCACACTTTCAGCCATCATTCTtcaagaacaaaaataaaatgaaaagtgcGGCAAAAGAATACATTtgcattttcttgaattctttCAATCAGTCATTCACTGTGAGACACgacgatgaaaaaaaaacgaatgggGTATGCAGTTTCGCAGATATTATTATACAAAGTAAAGTGAAAGTTTTCGTCtggaatttcaatatttattgattttatcatCGATATAAGTTCAGAGATTAAACATTTATACAATAAGAAAAATGGAGGAGACAAATGGGTCCGTTTACACAATGACGtggatttcagattttgaagaattttgcgTTTAAGATTGCAGATGAGATTTGTTGAAATAATGAGAATGAGGTGCTTCATTCACAATGGTTGAGATTGAAGCCACGTTGAACGTTGAGCCACTTTTGGGGAGATGCTCGGTCTGGAatcatgaacattttttatggtCTTGTCGTGAGAAAATCTTTCCAGCTATGTACAGCACCCGCGATTACGGTGGATTTTAGCATTtactttattgatttttgcaaac containing:
- the T20F5.8 gene encoding TPA-induced transmembrane protein (Confirmed by transcript evidence) → MMAESVQPTGRAVRRLEPLAIEIPGEPEPSNSYDAFCDRHFSAENMETKTKIYISLLLILPSLIYFLVVINFPNPKRVHVEPFETPTVLNITTFSEETLSTEEYAQAFELAVKNDQLVLPTGVSSETIRRYVASTARRDSNDESTVYLLRHS